A part of Liolophura sinensis isolate JHLJ2023 chromosome 1, CUHK_Ljap_v2, whole genome shotgun sequence genomic DNA contains:
- the LOC135461868 gene encoding eukaryotic translation initiation factor 4E-binding protein 2-like isoform X2 has translation MSAAGSPIKSGKSRSIPTRRILINDPSQLPHDYSSTPGGTIFSTTPGGTRLIYDRAFLLRCRNSPLTRSPPANMAVIPGVTSPGEMSTPKENGSEQPKGGDNKTPAAAAAAKAPVAGDDPQFEMDI, from the exons ATGTCGGCGGCTGGATCTCCCATAAAATCGGGAAAAAGTCGATCAATTCCAACGCGGAGAATCCTTATCAATGACCCGAGCCAACTTCCACATGACTACAGCAGTACTCCAGGTGGCACCATATTTTCTACAACTCCAGGAG GCACAAGGCTGATCTATGATAGAGCCTTCCTCCTGCGGTGTAGAAACTCACCACTGACCAGAAGCCCGCCGGCCAACATGGCTGTGATTCCCGGAGTGACCAGCCCTGGTGAAATGAGCACACCCAAGGAGAACGGGAGTGAGCAGCCCAAAGGCGGAGATAACAAGACACCAG cagcagcagcggCGGCTAAAGCACCAGTTGCAGGGGATGACCCCCAGTTTGAAATGGATATTTGA
- the LOC135461868 gene encoding eukaryotic translation initiation factor 4E-binding protein 2-like isoform X1 has protein sequence MSAAGSPIKSGKSRSIPTRRILINDPSQLPHDYSSTPGGTIFSTTPGGTRLIYDRAFLLRCRNSPLTRSPPANMAVIPGVTSPGEMSTPKENGSEQPKGGDNKTPAAAAAAAAKAPVAGDDPQFEMDI, from the exons ATGTCGGCGGCTGGATCTCCCATAAAATCGGGAAAAAGTCGATCAATTCCAACGCGGAGAATCCTTATCAATGACCCGAGCCAACTTCCACATGACTACAGCAGTACTCCAGGTGGCACCATATTTTCTACAACTCCAGGAG GCACAAGGCTGATCTATGATAGAGCCTTCCTCCTGCGGTGTAGAAACTCACCACTGACCAGAAGCCCGCCGGCCAACATGGCTGTGATTCCCGGAGTGACCAGCCCTGGTGAAATGAGCACACCCAAGGAGAACGGGAGTGAGCAGCCCAAAGGCGGAGATAACAAGACACCAG cagcagcagcagcagcggCGGCTAAAGCACCAGTTGCAGGGGATGACCCCCAGTTTGAAATGGATATTTGA